A genomic window from Salvia miltiorrhiza cultivar Shanhuang (shh) chromosome 5, IMPLAD_Smil_shh, whole genome shotgun sequence includes:
- the LOC130985959 gene encoding uncharacterized protein LOC130985959 translates to MEAANNQSRKRARDDEAAADNTEILQANKKECSNPVIDHDDQKHYEFHDGIGVFDFPWLKEGVVFEDKFAPSSYLDEAAEAYFAADCDQSSSPQNLSVSPPVDGDAGDDDSFLSLQVVDDLEPLDCIWSCVIDQPLLDVGSSKG, encoded by the coding sequence ATGGAGGCCGCCAACAACCAGAGCAGGAAGAGAGCGAGGGACGACGAAGCAGCAGCCGACAACACAGAAATCCTCCAAGCCAACAAAAAAGAATGCTCCAATCCCGTCATCGACCACGACGATCAGAAGCACTACGAATTCCACGACGGAATCGGAGTTTTCGATTTCCCGTGGCTCAAGGAGGGCGTCGTCTTTGAAGACAAGTTTGCGCCTTCTTCGTATCTAGACGAGGCTGCGGAAGCTTATTTTGCAGCGGACTGCGATCAGTCGTCTTCGCCGCAAAATCTCTCTGTTTCTCCGCCCGTCGACGGCGACGCCGGTGACGATGATAGTTTTCTGTCGCTGCAGGTGGTGGATGATCTGGAGCCGCTCGACTGCATTTGGAGCTGCGTGATTGATCAACCGCTCCTCGACGTTGGATCTAGCAAGGGATAA